In Tachysurus vachellii isolate PV-2020 chromosome 1, HZAU_Pvac_v1, whole genome shotgun sequence, a genomic segment contains:
- the sall3a gene encoding sal-like protein 3 — protein sequence MSRRKQAKPQHLKSDEETSALGLGSENVSGEILDDADSGNESRSGSEETHVCEKCCAEFFKWSDFCEHLKSCTKNPLVLIISENDVTPDPTQEYPTEPSPVPSCPSEPADSEEAAEGRHTPAEVDDGAEMTLEQVTTLDKDDEPMDVEMSPEKTLDPEDPDISPEPDVNLPQLDMAQPSGTGYSMPSTNVTLETLHGTRVAVAQFAQSFRGVIASGMSTMAIPMILDQLMALQQQQIHQLQLIEQIRSQVALMNRQNPAQAALNHHTHHNTNSGSQASSATGLPAISSQLQLHGFITPPVHQLPIRVPPTLNVQGPTSLSSALEGGHSHISQTGSQLSGSKMNSNTSTNSSYPPSSCSVVPSLLSLQSSVTSSSSSNSSSSGAGTGISSSVSLPRNTSSPPTLTHGSLLSSPSNLPLMPPSSSSSVIFPNPLASIAATANALDPLSALMKHRKGKPPNVSVFDTKPSSEDPFFKHKCRFCAKVFGSDSALQIHLRSHTGERPFKCNICGNRFSTKGNLKVHFQRHKEKYPHIPMNPYPVPEYLDNVPTTSGIPYGMSLPPEKPVTTWLDSKPVLPTAPTSVGLQLPPTLPSMIGGYGDSPSLTPISRSPPRPSPPSSECASLSPNVLSTEGSTTFTSASPQPTMGSDAPPVLKPEGIHLPSNCTTRPVEFSMPLTTVSQIVLSSTTTTTTTTTTQITDPVTPPASGSNSALPMISDQFKAKFPFGGLLDSMQTSETSKLQQLVENIDKKMTDPNQCVICHRVLSCQSALKMHYRIHTGERPFKCKICGRAFTTKGNLKTHFGVHRSKPPLRVQHSCPICQKKFTNAVVLQQHIRMHMGGQIPNTPLPEGFQDMDTDFNFDEKSVDNMSNYDDELIDEMEQAIDDEADIKDGDLDPLKPSHSYGEMSPTNSPPTPIMSSIAALENQMKMIDSTANMNRAFSLKPSDSVSGIGGESGDVFNNDSSSVVGDLENHSVGSPALSESSGSMQALSPAHSQPESHRSRSPSLINNNSSNVAEDIQDSSAAIATVKSEKSDTPSPGSAPAEHSGVLDLTAAQPARPYVKEENQFSMLFLGRDRGLTASSFMNSAPSLVKLEMNGHSKPLSLSEGSHLHMGLQVPATAPQTTMSPSLNPMLAPPPPRRTPKQHNCHSCGKNFSSASALQIHERTHTGEKPFACSICGRAFTTKGNLKVHMGTHMWNNAPARRGRRLSVENPMALLGGDAMKFSEMFQKDLAVRAMNVDPGFWNQYAAAITNGLAMKNNEISVIQNGGIPPLPVSLGGGSIPSLASMSGGMERARTGSSPPMSGLEKTSLEVGNGRPFSRFLEDNKEIGIN from the exons TCTCAGGTGAGATCCTAGACGATGCCGACAGTGGTAATGAGAGCCGCAGCGGTAGTGAAGAGACccatgtgtgtgagaaatgctGCGCCGAGTTCTTCAAGTGGTCTGACTTTTGTGAACATCTAAAGAGCTGCACCAAGAACCCGCTTGTGCTTATTATTAGTGAGAATGATGTCACACCGGACCCAACACAGGAGTACCCAACTGAGCCTTCGCCCGTGCCCAGCTGTCCGAGTGAGCCTGCAGACAGTGAGGAGGCAGCTGAGGGAAGGCACACCCCAGCTGAAGTGGATGATGGGGCCGAGATGACTTTGGAGCAAGTAACCACCTTAGATAAAGATGATGAGCCCATGGATGTGGAAATGTCTCCAGAGAAAACACTGGACCCTGAAGATCCAGATATATCACCGGAGCCTGATGTCAACCTACCTCAGCTTGACATGGCCCAGCCCTCTGGTACAGGTTACAGCATGCCCAGCACAAATGTCACTTTGGAAACACTGCATGGGACTCGAGTGGCTGTAGCACAGTTTGCGCAAAGCTTTCGTGGGGTAATAGCTAGTGGCATGTCCACCATGGCTATCCCAATGATCCTGGACCAGCTGATGGCTTTACAACAGCAGCAAATTCACCAGCTCCAGCTGATAGAACAAATCCGTAGCCAAGTTGCCCTAATGAACAGGCAGAACCCTGCACAGGCGGCTCTCAACCATCATACACACCACAATACAAATAGTGGCTCACAGGCATCATCTGCCACTGGCCTTCCTGCAATCTCCAGTCAGCTTCAGCTACATGGTTTCATTACGCCACCTGTCCACCAGCTCCCTATAAGGGTACCACCCACTTTAAATGTCCAAGGCCCAACCTCATTGTCTTCTGCCTTGGAAGGGGGTCACTCCCATATCTCACAGACAGGTAGCCAGCTGTCTGGTTctaaaatgaacagcaacaccTCAACAAATTCCTCATATCCACCATCTAGCTGTAGTGTAGTTCCATCCTTGTTGTCACTTCAGAGTTCAGTcactagcagcagcagcagcaacagcagcagcagtggagcAGGAACCGGCATCAGTAGCAGTGTTTCCCTTCCTAGAAACACATCAAGTCCTCCAACACTGACCCATGGAAGCCTGCTGAGCTCCCCTTCCAACCTTCCCCTGATGCCTCCGAGTTCCTCAAGTAGTGTCATCTTCCCCAACCCACTGGCCAGTATTGCAGCCACAGCCAATGCACTTGATCCTCTCTCTGCTCTGATGAAGCATCGAAAAGGAAAGCCCCCTAATGTCTCTGTATTTGACACAAAACCTAGCTCAGAAGACCCCTTCTTCAAACATAAATGTAGGTTTTGTGCTAAAGTGTTTGGAAGTGACAGTGCTCTTCAAATACACCTTCGTTCACATACGGGTGAAAGGCCTTTCAAGTGCAACATTTGCGGCAATCGCTTTTCTACAAAAGGAAACTTGAAGGTCCACTTCCAGAGGCACAAAGAAAAGTACCCACACATTCCAATGAACCCTTATCCAGTGCCTGAGTACCTGGACAATGTGCCAACCACCTCAGGCATTCCTTATGGCATGTCGCTGCCACCAGAGAAGCCTGTTACCACATGGCTGGACAGCAAGCCTGTTTTGCCCACAGCTCCAACCTCAGTAGGGCTGCAGCTTCCCCCAACTCTGCCCAGTATGATAGGGGGGTATGGAGATTCACCTAGTCTTACTCCCATAAGCAGGTCACCTCCAAGGCCATCACCACCATCAAGTGAGTGTGCATCTCTGTCACCCAATGTTCTCAGTACTGAAGGAAGCACAACCTTCACTTCGGCTTCTCCACAGCCTACTATGGGAAGTGATGCACCCCCAGTTTTGAAACCAGAGGGGATTCATTTGCCATCAAACTGCACAACCAGGCCTGTAGAGTTCAGTATGCCCTTGACTACTGTTAGCCAGATTGTGCTGTCATCCACAACCACTACCACAACCACTACTACCACCCAGATCACAGATCCAGTGACTCCTCCAGCCTCTGGCTCTAATTCTGCCCTTCCAATGATCTCAGATCAGTTCAAGGCCAAGTTTCCCTTTGGTGGCCTCCTGGACTCTATGCAAACATCAGAAACCTCAAAGCTGCAGCAGCTGGTTGAAAACATAGACAAAAAGATGACAGACCCCAACCAATGTGTCATCTGTCATCGTGTGCTCAGCTGTCAGAGTGCCCTCAAGATGCACTACCGTATCCACACTGGGGAAAGGccttttaaatgcaaaatatgTGGCCGTGCTTTTACTACTAAGGGCAACTTGAAAACGCACTTTGGGGTTCACAGGTCTAAGCCACCTCTGCGAGTGCAGCACTCATGTCCAATATGTCAGAAGAAGTTTACTAATGCTGTAGTATTGCAGCAGCATATCCGCATGCACATGGGAGGTCAGATTCCAAACACACCTCTTCCTGAGGGCTTTCAAGACATGGATACAGACTTTAACTTTGATGAGAAGAGTGTAGACAACATGAGCAATTACGATGATGAGCTGATTGATGAGATGGAACAGGCCATAGATGATGAAGCAGATATCAAAGATGGAGATTTGGACCCATTGAAACCATCACATTCATATGGAGAGATGTCTCCTACCAACTCTCCCCCAACTCCAATCATGTCCAGCATTGCTGCTTTGGAAAACCAAATGAAGATGATTGACTCGACTGCAAATATGAATCGCGCCTTTAGCCTGAAGCCCTCCGATAGTGTAAGTGGGATCGGTGGAGAAAGTGGAGATGTGTTTAACAATGACTCATCCTCTGTTGTGGGAGACTTAGAGAACCATAGTGTGGGGAGTCCAGCCCTGTCAGAGTCATCAGGCTCTATGCAGGCTCTTTCACCTGCTCATAGCCAGCCTGAGAGCCATCGTTCCAGGTCTCCAAGTCTGATCAATAACAACAGCAGCAATGTGGCAGAGGATATCCAGGACTCCAGTGCAGCTATAGCAACTGTGAAGTCGGAAAAATCAGACACACCATCTCCAGGTTCTGCACCAGCTGAGCACTCAGGTGTGCTAGACCTCACAGCTGCTCAACCTGCCAGGCCTTATGTTAAAGAAGAGAACCAGTTCAGCATGTTATTCTTAGGAAGAGATCGAG GTCTAACAGCTTCAAGCTTCATGAACTCAGCACCAAGCCTAGTCAAACTCGAGATGAATGGCCACAGCAAGCCGCTATCTTTGAGTGAGGGCTCCCACCTGCACATGGGTCTTCAGGTGCCTGCCACAGCACCTCAGACAACAATGAGCCCCAGCCTAAATCCAATGCTTGCACCACCTCCACCACGCCGGACCCCTAAGCAGCATAACTGCCATTCATGTGGGAAAAACTTCTCCTCAGCCAGTGCCCTGCAGATCcacgagcgcacacacacaggagaaaaacCCTTTGCCTGCTCCATCTGTGGGAGAGCCTTCACCACAAAGGGCAATCTGAAG GTTCACATGGGAACCCATATGTGGAACAATGCCCCAGCCAGACGTGGGCGGCGTCTCTCAGTGGAAAACCCCATGGCCCTGCTGGGTGGTGATGCAATGAAATTTAGCGAGATGTTCCAGAAAGACCTGGCAGTTCGGGCAATGAATGTAGACCCAGGGTTTTGGAACCAGTATGCGGCAGCCATCACCAATGGACTCGCAATGAAGAACAACGAGATCTCAGTCATTCAGAACGGGGGCATTCCTCCGCTTCCTGTTAGCCTTGGAGGTGGCAGCATCCCATCTCTAGCCAGCATGTCAGGGGGCATGGAGAGGGCACGCACAGGCAGCAGCCCTCCAATGTCTGGCCTCGAGAAGACAAGCTTGGAGGTGGGAAATGGACGTCCTTTCTCTAGGTTCCTGGAGGACAACAAAGAGATTGGAATCAACTGA